Proteins encoded in a region of the Pigmentiphaga litoralis genome:
- a CDS encoding error-prone DNA polymerase, translating to MSAQASLFTPMLPAYAELQSLSNFSFLRGASHPEELVMRAAALGYSALAVTDECSLAGVVRAHVQAKDPETPIKLIVGSQFTLTKPDGTPALSLVALAQNRNGYGNLCELITLARTRADKGSYLVIANDFTSPPPDLAHLRGLPDCQIILSVDYGIDPDTLSAQAAWVAAVFPGRCRLGLCLLNRAQDTRHRAVVEQIAALHDLPIVATGQVEMHVRSRKPLHDTMCAIRLGKPVADCGFALSQNAEQHVRSRLHLANLYKPDVLAETLKVADSCTFSLDELKYEYPEEVVPPGETPGSYLRRETWAGAHERFGPALPPKLVAQLTRELDLIVELNYEAYFLTVYDIVKFARNHRILCQGRGSAANSAVCFCLGITAVSPMESELLFERFISRERSEPPDIDVDFEHQRREEVIQYIYAKYGRDRAALTAVVISYRPRSVLRDVGKALGVDLAVVDQVAKTHQWWDGKAGLNKRFVECGFDPESLHAQRWGALSERLMGFPRHLSQHPGGFVMSRGKLSRLVPIENATMADRSVVQWDKDDLDAVGLLKVDVLALGMLTVIRRALDLVSQQRGRVLEMYQIPADDTATYDMICAADTMGVFQIESRAQMTMLPRLRPRRLYDLVVEVAIVRPGPIQGGMVHPYLKRRQGLEPIEYPSPQVEQALARTLGVPIFQEQVMQIAILAGGYTAGEADQLRRSMAAWKRKGGLEKHRTKLMAGMLGNGYDVDFAEAIFRQIEGFGEYGFPESHASSFAQLAYVSSWLKCHEPEAFLTALLNSQPMGFYSPYQLVQDAKRHGVKVLPVDVCISDWDAKLDNATQPPSVRIGLNQIQGLAEAVGRRIVDVRRQRMFTDTTDLGRRAGLDRHSLQALAAANALQALSGHRRTALWEAVDSVPERGLLRDAGVHEPAPDLPAPTESEEIVADYQSLRMTLNRHPLALLRGYLGTRGFMAADRLNQFPDGRLARAAGIVTVRQRPGTAHGTIFVTLEDETGPVNVIVWPSLVDAQRKELLGSSLLGVYGIWQSHQGVRSLVAKRLVDLSGLLGKLNTESRNFH from the coding sequence ATGAGCGCGCAGGCCTCCTTGTTCACGCCCATGCTGCCGGCCTATGCCGAGCTGCAGAGCCTGTCGAATTTCTCGTTCCTGCGCGGCGCCTCGCACCCCGAAGAACTGGTCATGCGCGCGGCTGCCCTGGGCTATTCGGCATTGGCAGTGACCGACGAATGTTCGCTTGCCGGTGTCGTGCGCGCGCATGTGCAGGCCAAGGATCCCGAAACACCGATCAAGCTCATCGTCGGCAGCCAGTTCACCCTGACCAAGCCCGACGGCACGCCCGCGTTGTCGCTGGTGGCGCTGGCCCAGAACCGCAATGGCTACGGCAACCTGTGCGAACTGATCACCCTGGCCCGCACGCGCGCCGACAAGGGCAGCTACCTGGTTATTGCCAACGACTTCACGTCGCCTCCGCCAGACCTGGCACACCTGCGGGGGCTGCCCGATTGCCAGATCATCCTGTCGGTCGACTACGGCATCGATCCCGACACGCTGTCGGCCCAGGCCGCGTGGGTAGCTGCCGTGTTTCCCGGGCGCTGCCGCCTCGGGCTGTGCCTGCTGAACCGCGCGCAAGACACCCGGCATCGCGCCGTGGTGGAACAGATCGCCGCCCTGCACGACCTGCCCATCGTGGCCACCGGGCAGGTCGAAATGCACGTGCGATCCCGCAAGCCCCTGCACGACACGATGTGCGCCATCCGGCTCGGCAAACCGGTGGCCGACTGCGGCTTTGCGCTGTCGCAGAATGCCGAGCAGCACGTGCGGTCGCGTCTGCACCTTGCCAATCTGTACAAACCGGACGTGCTGGCCGAAACCCTGAAGGTGGCCGACAGCTGCACGTTTTCGCTCGACGAACTCAAGTACGAATACCCGGAAGAAGTGGTGCCGCCCGGCGAAACGCCCGGCAGCTATCTGCGCCGCGAAACCTGGGCCGGCGCGCACGAACGTTTCGGACCGGCCCTGCCCCCCAAGCTGGTGGCGCAGCTCACGCGTGAACTCGACCTGATCGTCGAACTCAATTACGAAGCCTATTTCCTGACGGTGTATGACATCGTCAAATTCGCCCGCAATCACCGCATCCTGTGCCAGGGCCGGGGGTCGGCCGCCAACTCGGCGGTGTGCTTCTGCCTGGGGATCACGGCCGTCTCGCCCATGGAAAGCGAACTGCTGTTCGAACGCTTCATCAGCCGCGAACGTTCCGAGCCGCCCGACATCGACGTGGACTTCGAACACCAGCGGCGCGAAGAAGTGATCCAGTACATCTACGCCAAATACGGACGTGACCGGGCGGCGCTGACGGCGGTGGTCATCAGCTATCGGCCGCGCAGCGTGTTGCGCGATGTCGGCAAGGCGCTGGGCGTCGACCTGGCCGTGGTCGATCAGGTGGCCAAGACCCACCAGTGGTGGGACGGCAAGGCAGGCCTGAACAAACGGTTCGTGGAATGTGGCTTCGATCCGGAATCGCTGCATGCGCAGCGCTGGGGCGCCTTGTCGGAAAGGCTGATGGGCTTTCCGCGCCATCTGTCGCAGCACCCGGGTGGCTTTGTCATGTCGCGCGGCAAGCTGTCGCGGCTGGTGCCGATCGAAAACGCCACCATGGCCGACCGCAGCGTGGTGCAGTGGGACAAGGACGACCTGGATGCGGTCGGCCTGCTCAAGGTCGACGTGCTGGCGCTGGGCATGCTGACGGTCATCCGCCGCGCGCTCGACCTGGTGTCGCAGCAGCGCGGCCGCGTGCTCGAGATGTACCAGATCCCGGCCGACGACACGGCCACCTATGACATGATCTGCGCCGCCGACACCATGGGCGTGTTCCAGATCGAATCTCGCGCGCAGATGACCATGCTGCCCCGGCTGCGCCCACGGCGGCTGTACGACCTGGTGGTGGAAGTGGCCATTGTGCGGCCGGGCCCGATCCAGGGCGGCATGGTCCACCCCTACCTTAAACGCCGGCAGGGGCTGGAACCGATCGAGTACCCCAGCCCGCAGGTGGAGCAGGCCCTGGCCCGGACCCTGGGCGTGCCGATCTTCCAGGAACAGGTCATGCAGATCGCGATCCTGGCCGGCGGCTATACGGCGGGTGAAGCCGATCAGCTGCGCCGGTCGATGGCAGCCTGGAAGCGCAAGGGCGGGCTCGAAAAGCACCGCACCAAACTCATGGCGGGCATGCTGGGCAATGGGTATGACGTGGACTTTGCCGAGGCCATCTTCCGGCAGATCGAAGGGTTTGGCGAATATGGCTTTCCGGAATCGCATGCGTCCAGCTTCGCGCAACTGGCGTATGTCAGTTCGTGGCTCAAATGCCATGAACCCGAAGCCTTTCTGACCGCGCTGTTGAACAGCCAGCCGATGGGCTTTTATTCCCCTTACCAGCTGGTGCAGGACGCCAAGCGGCATGGGGTCAAGGTGCTGCCGGTCGATGTGTGCATCAGCGACTGGGACGCCAAACTCGACAACGCCACGCAGCCGCCGTCGGTGCGGATCGGGCTCAATCAGATCCAGGGGCTGGCCGAAGCCGTGGGCCGGCGCATTGTGGATGTGCGCCGGCAGCGCATGTTCACCGACACCACCGACCTGGGCCGCCGGGCCGGGCTGGACCGGCATAGCCTGCAGGCGCTGGCCGCCGCCAATGCGCTGCAGGCGCTTTCGGGCCACCGGCGCACGGCCTTGTGGGAAGCGGTCGACAGCGTGCCCGAACGGGGCCTGCTGCGCGACGCCGGCGTCCATGAACCGGCCCCCGACCTGCCCGCCCCGACGGAATCCGAAGAGATCGTGGCCGACTACCAGTCCTTGCGAATGACGCTGAACCGTCATCCGCTGGCCTTGCTGCGCGGCTATCTGGGCACCCGCGGGTTCATGGCAGCCGACCGGCTGAACCAGTTCCCCGACGGCAGGCTGGCCCGCGCCGCAGGCATCGTGACCGTGCGCCAGCGGCCGGGCACGGCCCACGGCACCATCTTCGTCACCCTGGAAGATGAAACCGGGCCGGTCAATGTGATCGTCTGGCCCAGCCTGGTGGACGCCCAGCGCAAGGAACTGCTGGGGTCGTCATTGTTGGGGGTCTATGGCATCTGGCAAAGCCACCAGGGCGTCCGCAGCCTGGTGGCGAAACGGCTGGTCGATCTGTCGGGGCTGCTTGGCAAGCTCAATACCGAAAGCCGCAATTTTCATTAG
- a CDS encoding MgtC/SapB family protein codes for MWNEIWNTTVAEFSDLHDVAEMTRVCVRLLVAMVLGGLLGYERELRGTAAGLRTHMLVAVGAALFVLVPLQAGTQLADMSRVLQGVIAGIGFLGAGAIIKLGEQQVRGVTTAASIWATAAIGIAAGMGREATAILSTVFALVILAAVRKVAPDKRSPPLVEVPNGARPEDRSRLMP; via the coding sequence ATGTGGAATGAAATCTGGAACACGACCGTCGCGGAGTTTTCCGACCTGCACGACGTCGCCGAAATGACGCGGGTCTGCGTCAGGCTGCTGGTGGCGATGGTGCTGGGCGGCCTGCTCGGGTATGAACGGGAATTGCGCGGCACGGCGGCGGGGCTGCGCACGCATATGCTGGTGGCCGTGGGCGCCGCGCTGTTCGTGCTGGTGCCGCTGCAGGCGGGGACCCAGCTGGCTGACATGAGTCGCGTGTTGCAGGGCGTGATCGCCGGCATCGGCTTTCTGGGCGCGGGGGCCATCATCAAGCTGGGCGAGCAGCAGGTGCGCGGGGTGACCACGGCGGCCAGCATCTGGGCGACCGCGGCGATCGGTATTGCCGCGGGCATGGGGCGCGAAGCCACCGCCATTCTGAGTACGGTGTTTGCCCTGGTCATCCTGGCTGCCGTCCGCAAAGTGGCGCCCGATAAACGTTCGCCGCCGTTGGTGGAAGTGCCGAACGGCGCGCGCCCCGAGGACCGGTCTAGGCTGATGCCATGA
- a CDS encoding TauD/TfdA dioxygenase family protein: MSYTSITATPISPHIGAEIGNVDLTQPLSDLQQRELHDAFIRYQVVFFREQEISFEDQIRVASYFGPLGKHVGKNTISKTTDNPLVRKFHYDETSKQISGENFHSDQSCAAIPPLGSMLYNHTVPPDGGGDTMFASMYAAYEALSPRMKVYLEGLTATHDGTRVFGPGTPINSHPVITRHPVSGKKLIYVNTDFTSKINELSSKESDAILKFLIDHCNRPEWTCRFRWRNHSIAFWDNRCTHHKAIWDYWPNVRSGFRVQVEGTAPPLAG, translated from the coding sequence ATGTCCTATACCTCCATTACCGCCACGCCAATCTCCCCGCACATTGGCGCCGAGATCGGCAACGTCGATCTCACCCAGCCCCTGTCCGACCTGCAGCAGCGAGAACTGCACGATGCCTTCATCCGGTATCAGGTGGTGTTCTTCCGCGAACAGGAAATCAGCTTCGAAGACCAGATTCGTGTCGCCAGCTATTTTGGTCCGCTCGGCAAGCATGTCGGCAAGAACACGATCAGCAAGACGACGGATAACCCGCTGGTGCGGAAGTTCCATTACGACGAGACGTCCAAGCAGATCTCGGGCGAAAACTTCCATAGCGACCAGTCGTGTGCCGCGATCCCGCCGCTGGGCAGCATGCTGTACAACCACACGGTGCCGCCCGATGGCGGTGGCGACACGATGTTCGCCAGCATGTATGCGGCTTACGAAGCACTGTCGCCGCGCATGAAGGTGTACCTGGAAGGTCTGACAGCTACCCACGACGGTACGCGTGTGTTCGGTCCGGGAACCCCGATCAATTCGCATCCGGTGATCACGCGCCACCCGGTCAGCGGCAAGAAGCTGATCTATGTGAACACCGACTTCACATCGAAGATCAACGAGCTGTCGTCCAAGGAAAGCGACGCGATCCTGAAATTCCTGATCGATCACTGCAACCGCCCGGAGTGGACCTGCCGCTTCCGTTGGCGCAATCATTCGATCGCGTTCTGGGACAACCGCTGCACGCATCACAAGGCGATCTGGGATTACTGGCCCAACGTGCGCTCGGGTTTCCGGGTGCAGGTGGAGGGCACGGCGCCGCCGCTGGCGGGCTGA
- a CDS encoding LysR family transcriptional regulator codes for MDFKQLEYFVRVAEHGSFSRAAAALDTGQPFLSRQVRQLEVELRKNLFHRHGRGIVLTDAGEQFLAFAKSVLQQFEAASQALSKAEADITGRVVVGLPPSLGRVLTVPLVRAFSARFPQARLTIVEALSTSLHERLVADKIDATLVYDPVASSLTQVERLVTEPMCLILRKSPENAGLSTVSFSQLADHSLIFPCEPHPLRSRVDAEASRQGFELDVAFEIDGVASIEALVGNGLGAAVVPYNVLRAGLHASQHADELLICPLVDPIMSSTICLVTASRRPPTLLATKMVDMLRQVALETLVLPDDAREAWLNEAKRA; via the coding sequence ATGGATTTCAAGCAGCTGGAGTATTTCGTACGTGTTGCGGAGCATGGCAGTTTCAGCCGGGCCGCGGCGGCGCTTGATACCGGCCAGCCTTTCCTGAGCCGGCAGGTGCGCCAGCTTGAAGTCGAATTGCGCAAGAATCTGTTCCACCGGCATGGCCGGGGCATTGTCCTGACCGATGCCGGCGAACAGTTCCTGGCGTTTGCCAAGAGCGTGCTGCAACAGTTCGAGGCCGCCAGCCAGGCGCTGAGCAAGGCCGAAGCCGACATTACCGGCCGGGTGGTGGTGGGTCTGCCGCCGTCGCTGGGACGCGTGCTGACCGTGCCGCTGGTGCGGGCCTTCAGCGCGCGCTTCCCGCAGGCGCGGCTGACGATCGTCGAAGCCTTGAGCACCTCACTGCATGAACGGCTGGTGGCCGACAAGATCGACGCCACGCTGGTGTACGACCCGGTCGCGTCGTCGCTGACGCAGGTGGAACGCCTGGTGACCGAACCGATGTGCCTGATCCTGCGCAAGTCGCCGGAAAACGCCGGGCTGAGCACGGTGTCGTTTTCGCAGCTTGCGGATCATTCCCTGATTTTTCCGTGCGAGCCGCACCCGCTGCGATCGCGGGTGGATGCCGAGGCAAGCCGTCAGGGTTTCGAGCTTGACGTCGCTTTCGAGATCGATGGCGTTGCGTCGATCGAGGCGCTGGTCGGCAACGGGCTGGGCGCCGCCGTCGTCCCGTACAACGTCTTGCGTGCAGGTTTGCACGCGTCGCAGCACGCCGACGAATTGCTGATCTGCCCCCTGGTCGATCCGATCATGAGTTCGACCATCTGCCTGGTGACCGCGAGCCGTCGTCCGCCCACGCTGCTGGCGACCAAGATGGTCGACATGCTGCGGCAGGTGGCGCTTGAGACGCTGGTGCTGCCCGACGACGCGCGGGAAGCCTGGCTGAACGAGGCCAAACGGGCATAA
- a CDS encoding Bug family tripartite tricarboxylate transporter substrate binding protein codes for MTSTRLTSTWVPIAGVLLAVAFAPAASAQDYPNRPVRLVVPFAAGGSSDILARSMAQSLSQQLGQPIVVENKPGAGGIIASEQVARAPADGYTLLFGTIGTHAINLALKKTLPFDLNKDFTAIGRLQDGPLVLVINPSVPAKNMRELEAYAKANPNKLAYASAGIGSISHLAGELFKSESRLDITHVPYKGGGAAMPDLLGGQVQMMVETIPNTLGAVKGAKLIALSTTGEKRSASLPDVPTFAEQGLPKLTVNAWTGLFAPANLPPAIVTRLNTELAKISKQPDYMDRIEKAGNVAAAPGTPAEFAEFVRAEGVRWQKVAADAGVEKE; via the coding sequence TTGACCTCGACCCGCCTGACCTCGACGTGGGTCCCCATCGCCGGTGTGTTGCTCGCCGTCGCTTTCGCGCCAGCCGCTTCGGCCCAGGATTATCCCAACCGCCCGGTGCGGCTGGTCGTGCCCTTCGCGGCCGGCGGCTCGTCCGACATCCTGGCGCGCAGCATGGCCCAATCCCTGTCGCAGCAACTGGGTCAGCCCATCGTGGTCGAAAACAAGCCTGGCGCGGGCGGCATCATCGCTTCCGAGCAGGTCGCGCGCGCCCCGGCGGACGGCTACACGCTGCTGTTCGGCACCATCGGCACCCACGCCATCAACCTGGCGCTGAAGAAAACGCTGCCTTTCGACCTGAACAAGGACTTCACCGCCATCGGCCGCCTGCAAGACGGCCCCCTGGTGCTGGTGATCAATCCGTCCGTGCCCGCCAAGAACATGCGCGAGTTGGAAGCCTATGCCAAGGCCAACCCGAACAAGCTGGCCTACGCGTCAGCCGGCATCGGCTCGATCTCGCATCTGGCAGGCGAACTTTTCAAGTCGGAAAGCCGCCTGGACATCACGCACGTGCCGTACAAGGGCGGCGGCGCGGCCATGCCCGACCTGCTCGGCGGACAGGTGCAGATGATGGTCGAGACCATCCCGAACACACTGGGCGCGGTCAAGGGCGCCAAGCTGATTGCCCTGTCGACGACGGGCGAGAAGCGCTCGGCCTCTTTGCCTGACGTGCCGACCTTTGCGGAACAGGGCCTGCCCAAGCTGACCGTGAACGCCTGGACCGGCCTGTTCGCTCCCGCGAACCTGCCGCCCGCGATCGTGACGCGCTTAAATACGGAACTGGCAAAGATCTCGAAGCAGCCCGACTACATGGACCGCATCGAAAAAGCCGGCAACGTCGCCGCCGCCCCAGGAACGCCGGCGGAGTTCGCAGAGTTCGTGCGGGCGGAAGGCGTGCGGTGGCAGAAGGTCGCGGCCGATGCAGGCGTAGAAAAAGAGTAA
- a CDS encoding Bug family tripartite tricarboxylate transporter substrate binding protein, which produces MLARTYLIASLAVSAVIAMLPLKASAEAAAAAYPAKPIRLVFPWTSGGSLSDLTRSLADGLSQRLGQPVVVDYKPGASSTIAAGLVARAAPDGYTLLIGGNPTYAINQFTHRHLPYDPAVDLAPIALVASAPFFVMTGPSLPVSNFNELLAYARSHPGKLSYGTPGIGSVPHLSVVRFAEQAGLDLVHVPYNGQSQFMTDLMGGHIDLVFSAAGFQYIQSGKVNGLAVTSTQRVASVPSIPTVAEAGVKGFDAEVWWGIAAPRGTPPAIVDKLNVAINTIIGDPAFKKRFDEAGYRFEPGTPAQFATRIQGEIPVWRNVVARANLTGGE; this is translated from the coding sequence ATGCTTGCCCGAACCTACCTGATCGCGTCCCTTGCCGTGTCGGCCGTGATTGCCATGCTGCCCCTCAAGGCATCTGCCGAGGCCGCCGCCGCGGCCTATCCCGCCAAGCCGATCCGGCTTGTGTTTCCGTGGACATCGGGCGGGTCGCTCAGCGACCTGACACGGTCGCTTGCCGATGGCCTGTCGCAGCGGCTCGGGCAACCGGTGGTCGTCGACTACAAGCCAGGCGCGTCATCCACCATTGCCGCCGGTCTGGTCGCCCGAGCGGCCCCCGACGGCTATACCCTGCTGATCGGCGGCAACCCCACCTACGCCATCAACCAGTTCACGCATCGCCACCTGCCGTACGATCCGGCCGTGGACCTGGCGCCCATCGCGCTGGTGGCATCCGCGCCGTTCTTTGTGATGACCGGCCCGTCGCTGCCCGTGTCCAACTTCAATGAGTTGCTGGCCTACGCACGATCGCATCCGGGCAAGCTGAGCTACGGCACCCCGGGCATCGGATCCGTCCCCCACTTATCGGTCGTGCGCTTTGCTGAGCAGGCCGGCCTGGACCTGGTGCACGTGCCCTACAACGGCCAGAGCCAATTCATGACCGACCTGATGGGCGGCCACATCGACTTGGTCTTCAGCGCTGCCGGATTCCAGTACATCCAGTCCGGCAAGGTGAACGGCCTGGCCGTCACCAGTACCCAACGCGTCGCGAGCGTACCGTCGATCCCCACCGTGGCCGAAGCCGGAGTCAAAGGATTCGATGCCGAAGTCTGGTGGGGCATCGCCGCACCCCGCGGCACGCCGCCCGCGATCGTTGACAAACTCAACGTTGCGATCAACACCATCATCGGCGATCCCGCCTTCAAGAAGCGCTTCGACGAAGCGGGCTACCGCTTCGAACCCGGCACCCCCGCCCAATTCGCCACCCGCATCCAGGGCGAAATCCCCGTCTGGCGCAACGTCGTCGCGCGCGCCAACCTGACCGGCGGGGAATAA
- a CDS encoding LLM class flavin-dependent oxidoreductase — protein MSRSPSSSGDDAPRASLSTPHATTQSTPRSMVLGLFLHAAGYHVAGWRHPDAVSATEDIAFLTDLCQRAERGKFHLAFLGDGLSATAKTPPSMLARLEPLTLLSAVAVHTRHIGLAATASTTYGQPFHIARQFASLDHISGGRAGWNVVTSASTHDAANFGMHEHPAPEARYARAEEFVDVVKGLWDTWDDRALVRDKAAGRYVDASKMRALDHHGQHFDVAGPLNISRPPQGHPVMIQAGSSGPGQALATRIADIIFTAQSELADAQAFYAGVKQGIAQQGRLPENVFVMPGVMPIVGRTDAEAQERHDHLQSLIDTNNCIAQLSHRFGVDLSALHPDDPLPDTLPQTHGFRSRIELLSSVARRKRLTLRELYRHTAASNGHHLIVGSPTRIADELARWFTQGAADGFNIMAPYFPGAFQDFIDLVIPVLQDRGLFHRDYASTTLRGNLGLARP, from the coding sequence ATGTCCCGATCCCCTTCCTCCTCCGGTGATGATGCACCGCGCGCATCGCTTTCAACCCCGCATGCCACAACGCAGTCCACACCGCGCTCCATGGTGCTCGGCCTGTTCCTTCATGCCGCGGGCTACCACGTGGCAGGATGGCGTCATCCCGATGCGGTGTCGGCCACCGAAGACATCGCCTTTCTGACCGACCTATGCCAACGCGCCGAACGCGGCAAGTTCCATCTGGCGTTTCTGGGCGATGGCCTGAGCGCAACGGCCAAGACACCGCCATCCATGCTGGCGCGACTTGAACCGCTGACACTGCTGAGCGCGGTGGCGGTGCACACGCGGCACATCGGCCTGGCCGCCACGGCCAGCACCACCTATGGCCAGCCGTTCCACATCGCGCGGCAGTTCGCGTCGCTGGATCACATCAGCGGCGGCCGCGCGGGATGGAATGTGGTGACGTCAGCCAGCACGCATGACGCCGCGAATTTCGGCATGCATGAACACCCGGCACCCGAAGCGCGATACGCACGCGCCGAAGAATTCGTGGACGTCGTCAAGGGCTTGTGGGACACGTGGGATGACCGCGCGCTGGTGCGGGACAAGGCGGCGGGCAGATATGTGGATGCGTCCAAAATGCGGGCGCTGGACCACCACGGCCAACATTTCGATGTGGCCGGTCCGCTGAATATCTCGCGGCCACCGCAGGGCCATCCGGTCATGATCCAGGCCGGATCATCAGGCCCGGGGCAGGCGCTTGCCACCCGGATCGCCGACATCATCTTTACCGCGCAATCCGAACTGGCCGACGCACAGGCCTTCTATGCGGGCGTCAAACAAGGCATTGCGCAGCAGGGCCGGTTGCCGGAAAACGTCTTCGTGATGCCGGGCGTGATGCCCATCGTGGGCCGGACAGATGCCGAGGCGCAGGAACGCCATGACCACCTGCAATCGTTGATTGATACCAACAACTGTATTGCGCAGTTGAGTCATCGATTCGGTGTGGACCTGTCGGCCCTGCACCCGGATGATCCCCTGCCCGACACGCTTCCCCAGACGCATGGCTTTCGCAGCCGCATCGAACTGCTGTCGTCGGTGGCGCGCCGCAAGCGACTGACGCTACGTGAGCTGTACCGGCATACGGCTGCAAGCAACGGCCACCATTTGATCGTCGGTTCACCTACGCGTATTGCCGACGAATTGGCGCGTTGGTTCACGCAGGGTGCGGCCGATGGCTTCAACATCATGGCCCCCTACTTTCCTGGCGCGTTCCAGGACTTCATCGACCTCGTCATCCCTGTCCTGCAAGACCGCGGCCTGTTCCACCGCGACTACGCGTCGACGACGCTGCGCGGCAACCTGGGGCTGGCGCGACCGTAA
- a CDS encoding class II aldolase/adducin family protein: MTSPLTSSTIPSIKPLSARPSVVSPAPRSGSTYPSAARALSTSAGASSLREQVSDAEWQARVDLAACYRLAVQFRWTDHIYTHFSARVPGDADHFLINPFGYTFDEVTASNLVKVDLDGNIVTDIAGVGINNAGYIIHSAIHAGKPEYTCVLHTHTPAGIAVSAQRDGLLMLSQHAARFFNRVAYHDYEGFAVDVDERQRLVADLGDHRVMVLRNHGLLAAGTSIPEAFQELHFIERACAAQLAAQSAGVPLLIIPDTQAEEAAQFIEGSRHSGRIERHWNALIRQLDRETTAYRD, translated from the coding sequence ATGACTTCCCCCTTGACCTCATCCACGATCCCCTCCATCAAACCGCTGTCTGCACGGCCTTCTGTCGTCTCTCCGGCGCCCCGTTCCGGCTCGACGTATCCGTCGGCGGCGCGTGCCTTGTCAACGTCGGCTGGCGCGTCATCGTTGCGCGAGCAGGTATCCGACGCCGAATGGCAAGCCCGGGTCGACCTTGCAGCGTGCTACCGGCTTGCCGTCCAATTCCGTTGGACGGACCACATCTACACGCACTTTTCGGCGCGCGTTCCGGGCGATGCGGATCACTTTCTGATCAATCCGTTTGGCTATACCTTCGACGAGGTCACCGCGTCGAATCTGGTCAAGGTCGACCTGGACGGCAACATCGTGACCGACATCGCCGGGGTGGGCATCAACAACGCTGGCTACATCATTCACAGCGCGATCCATGCCGGCAAGCCCGAGTACACATGTGTCCTGCACACCCATACGCCTGCAGGTATTGCCGTGTCTGCGCAGCGGGACGGCCTGCTGATGCTGTCGCAGCATGCGGCGCGTTTTTTCAATCGGGTGGCGTATCACGACTATGAAGGCTTTGCGGTGGATGTGGACGAGCGCCAGCGGCTGGTGGCCGACCTGGGCGATCACCGGGTCATGGTGCTGCGCAATCATGGTCTGCTTGCTGCCGGGACCAGCATTCCGGAAGCCTTCCAGGAGTTGCACTTCATTGAACGTGCGTGCGCCGCGCAACTGGCGGCGCAGTCCGCGGGCGTGCCGTTGCTGATCATCCCGGACACGCAGGCCGAAGAGGCTGCGCAGTTCATTGAAGGCAGCCGCCACAGTGGCCGTATCGAACGGCACTGGAACGCATTGATCAGGCAACTGGATCGCGAGACCACCGCGTATCGGGACTGA
- a CDS encoding D-2-hydroxyacid dehydrogenase has translation MTLLVSPHVAAAFRSHIREHAGPLSIHTSSLDAPLARDDLDRLAVAYLSLDVLRTARGSAGPHAFGHFAGLLRAAPRLAWVHTGIAGADHPLYGELMDRGVKVTTSSGANADAVAHTAIAGILALARNVPQWNATQQARGWLPLDGPLTPRDLPGQHAVIVGMGPIGLRVAEVLRALGMTVSGVRRHAEPLQGFEEVVGFNEFDRVVAAADWLVLTCPLTSLTSRLVGREVFDRLPAGARLINVGRGGVVDEAALLDALRTGRLAGAYSDVFETEPLPADAPLRDAPNLIISSHTAGRSSGAEGRATQIFLDNLRRWRRAEPLVNLVARPAHASGT, from the coding sequence ATGACGCTCCTTGTTTCTCCGCATGTTGCGGCCGCGTTCCGCTCCCACATAAGGGAGCACGCCGGGCCCTTGTCCATTCACACGTCGTCGCTCGACGCGCCGCTGGCCCGTGACGACCTTGACCGGCTGGCAGTCGCCTACCTGTCGCTCGATGTGCTGCGCACCGCGCGCGGCAGTGCAGGGCCCCATGCCTTCGGCCACTTCGCCGGGCTGCTGCGAGCGGCACCGCGGCTGGCGTGGGTCCACACCGGCATTGCAGGGGCTGATCATCCGCTCTATGGCGAACTCATGGACCGTGGCGTCAAGGTCACCACCTCGTCGGGTGCCAATGCCGACGCCGTCGCGCACACCGCCATTGCCGGCATCCTGGCGCTCGCGCGCAACGTGCCGCAGTGGAACGCAACGCAGCAGGCGCGCGGCTGGTTGCCGCTGGACGGGCCGTTGACACCGCGCGACCTGCCGGGGCAGCACGCTGTCATCGTCGGCATGGGCCCGATCGGCCTGCGGGTGGCCGAGGTGCTGCGTGCCCTGGGCATGACTGTGTCGGGCGTGCGGCGCCATGCGGAGCCGCTTCAGGGATTCGAAGAGGTTGTCGGTTTCAACGAATTTGACCGGGTGGTTGCTGCGGCCGATTGGCTGGTCCTGACCTGCCCGCTGACAAGCTTGACATCTCGCCTGGTAGGTCGAGAGGTGTTCGACCGACTGCCTGCAGGCGCCCGGCTGATCAACGTGGGCCGGGGCGGCGTCGTTGACGAAGCGGCTTTGCTGGATGCCCTGCGGACAGGCCGCCTGGCCGGTGCCTATTCCGACGTGTTCGAGACCGAACCCCTGCCCGCCGATGCACCGCTGCGCGATGCGCCGAACCTAATCATCTCTTCGCATACCGCAGGCCGGTCATCGGGCGCCGAAGGCCGCGCGACACAGATCTTTCTGGACAACCTGCGGCGTTGGAGAAGAGCGGAACCGCTTGTGAACCTCGTCGCCCGTCCCGCCCACGCTTCAGGAACATGA